One region of Oikeobacillus pervagus genomic DNA includes:
- a CDS encoding ABC transporter permease subunit, producing MPYIWKEALEQTRGKGLWLGLAMIMLTSIFLIAEARSFPSDLGFEALLLSMYDMNIYLLPLFAIFLASFSIFQEKELKTSMILLTKKESIITFIVKKSAAIQLVMIITFIGANFILALFMKAFLNFHLSSFLHFILVIIVFLLIFNQIGIFLGSICKTKMQLVGANILIWFSVVFLIDLAFLYALPAASFDNLHIFSWVYFLNPIHAMRFYLETELGLFGLTHMSRMMDKFILMEPWIFLMINAIVWPLLFFTLTVIIKNGGERHD from the coding sequence ATGCCATACATTTGGAAAGAAGCATTAGAACAAACAAGAGGGAAGGGGTTATGGCTAGGGCTAGCAATGATTATGTTAACATCCATATTTTTGATTGCGGAGGCTCGAAGTTTTCCATCGGATCTTGGTTTTGAAGCGCTCCTCCTATCGATGTATGACATGAATATTTATTTACTTCCTCTGTTTGCTATATTTCTAGCCTCCTTTTCTATTTTTCAGGAAAAGGAACTAAAGACATCGATGATTCTACTTACAAAAAAAGAGTCAATCATTACATTTATCGTAAAAAAGTCAGCAGCAATTCAGCTTGTCATGATAATAACATTTATTGGTGCAAATTTTATTCTAGCATTATTTATGAAAGCATTCTTAAACTTTCATTTAAGTAGTTTTCTTCACTTTATCCTAGTGATTATTGTATTCCTATTGATTTTTAACCAAATTGGTATATTCCTAGGAAGCATTTGTAAAACGAAAATGCAGCTTGTTGGAGCTAACATTCTTATTTGGTTTTCAGTTGTGTTTTTAATAGATTTAGCCTTTCTCTATGCTTTACCAGCTGCTAGTTTTGATAACTTACACATCTTCTCGTGGGTATATTTCTTAAATCCGATTCATGCGATGAGGTTTTATTTAGAAACAGAGCTAGGATTATTCGGATTGACCCATATGTCGCGAATGATGGATAAATTTATTCTCATGGAACCATGGATATTCTTAATGATAAATGCAATTGTTTGGCCGCTTCTATTTTTTACACTTACCGTAATAATTAAAAATGGTGGTGAGCGTCATGATTGA